The Deltaproteobacteria bacterium genome includes the window GACTCTTCGATGTCTTTTTCGAGCCAGCGTATTCGGTCCTTGATCCTCCTTCTATCCATCTCAAGCTTGGTCTCCCCAGGCCCTTTTCCTCCTATGCCCCCCATGAGCCTGGACATGGCGCTACCTCGTCCGGTGAGTCTCGGAAGGATATATCGGAGCTGGGCGAGTTCCACCTGGATCTTGCCTGTGCTGCTTCTGGCCCGGCGGGCGAAGATGTCGAGGATGAGCTGGGTCCGGTCCATGACCTTGAGATCCATGAGGCCGGCGATGTTGTTGACCTGTGCAGGGCTGAGGTCCTGGTCGAAGATCACGAGCGTGGCCCCCAGGGCAAGGCCCTTCATGAGGATCTCCTGGATCTTTCCCTTTCCGATGAGATAGGACGGGGAATAACGGTGGATCCGCTGGGAAAAGGTCTCGATCACATCCACGTTTGCCGTTCGGGCAAGTTCGGCGAGTTCGGCAAGGGAACGCTCCACCTCGGTCTTGGGATGTGGGCTTGCATGAACGAGGATCGCCTTTTCCTCACCGCTGCGGCCCTTCTCTAGCGTCTGTTTGCCTCGAATTTCGCCCTCAAGACTATGAACGAAGGCGAGAAATGGGATCTGTATCTCATGGATGTCCCGAAACCGAGTAACCTCCCATCCCTTTTCTGCCGGGTTTGGTGGTAGCAGATGGGCGAGATGCACGGCCCCGGGCACGCCGTCCTTTGCCTCCACCACAACCAGGGCGTCCAGGCGGAGGAGGGCGAGGTCAGTGATGTCCTCATGATCCGGTCCTGCCGCCCCGAGATGGGTATGTATCAGGCGAAGGCCCTTGAGTCGGCCGGGCGCCCTTCTGAAGTCAGAGATGTCCGGGATGAGGATCCCCTGGTGGTCGCCGAGGATGACGTGGGTGATAAGCCCCCGCCTGTCAACGAGGATTCCTATCTGACGACCGAGCTCTTTTGATAATTTGCTGATTTCTTTTGAAATTTCTGGGGAGATAATGGAGTCGGGCGGTATCTTTCTTCTGTAGATGCGCTCAAGATCCTGTTTGGCGGATGGCGAGAGACCTTTGGTGTTTCCGTAGATGGTTTTTATAGGAGCCCTCCTTTATGATGGATTATACCTCAATTCATGGGCAGGTGGGGCGGGCCGTTGTTCCGGCGGGGCGGATAACCGCTTTGGCG containing:
- the hflX gene encoding GTPase HflX, with amino-acid sequence MPGAVHLAHLLPPNPAEKGWEVTRFRDIHEIQIPFLAFVHSLEGEIRGKQTLEKGRSGEEKAILVHASPHPKTEVERSLAELAELARTANVDVIETFSQRIHRYSPSYLIGKGKIQEILMKGLALGATLVIFDQDLSPAQVNNIAGLMDLKVMDRTQLILDIFARRARSSTGKIQVELAQLRYILPRLTGRGSAMSRLMGGIGGKGPGETKLEMDRRRIKDRIRWLEKDIEESSRGRMERKKQRQRSGLPAVSLIGYTNAGKSTLLNRLTGSSELAEDRLFATLDPATRRGRLPGGQIVVFSDTVGFIRRMPKDLRVAFRATLEELEDADLFIHVVDATSPYRDEEIEVVEEVLEELGLAAVPRILCENKCDLAHESGAPKGDKAGLVRISALTGTGIGELLKAVEETLKAFPRSRTGNPGNGPSLDRTRS